One Polaribacter sp. KT25b DNA segment encodes these proteins:
- a CDS encoding ComF family protein, whose translation MRLLKDLFHLFYPKLCTVCEDKLVENETSICTICRHDLPLTGFLDFKNNKVTQTFYGRILIEKAFSLLFYRKKGSVQKLIHDLKYKGNEEVGVFFGNWLGEILKENQEFKSIDYIIPVPLHPKKLRERGYNQVTKFGKIISNHLNIIYLENNLVRISSTKTQTFKARFERFNNIDTKFLLTNPSFFDNKNVLLIDDVITTGATLEACAKEFLKSKNCTLSILTMAYTE comes from the coding sequence ATGAGACTTTTAAAAGACTTATTCCATCTTTTTTACCCTAAATTGTGTACAGTTTGTGAAGATAAATTAGTAGAAAACGAAACTAGTATCTGTACAATTTGTAGACACGACTTACCTTTAACAGGTTTTCTAGATTTTAAAAATAATAAAGTTACACAAACTTTTTATGGCAGAATTCTTATTGAAAAGGCCTTTTCATTATTGTTTTACAGAAAAAAAGGAAGTGTTCAAAAATTAATACACGATTTAAAATACAAAGGCAATGAAGAAGTTGGTGTATTTTTTGGCAATTGGTTAGGCGAAATTTTAAAAGAAAATCAAGAATTTAAATCGATAGATTACATAATTCCTGTGCCCTTACATCCAAAGAAATTAAGAGAAAGAGGCTATAATCAAGTTACAAAATTTGGTAAAATCATAAGCAATCATCTAAATATTATCTACTTAGAAAATAATTTAGTTAGAATTTCATCAACTAAAACCCAAACTTTTAAAGCTCGTTTTGAACGTTTTAATAATATTGACACAAAATTTCTTTTAACGAATCCTTCTTTTTTTGATAATAAAAACGTTTTATTAATTGATGATGTTATTACAACTGGCGCAACTTTAGAAGCTTGCGCAAAAGAATTTCTAAAATCTAAAAACTGCACCTTAAGTATTTTAACAATGGCATATACAGAGTAA
- a CDS encoding class I SAM-dependent methyltransferase — protein sequence MSSRIKFLKEAVKNIKTLGTVTPSSRFLSKRMLREINFSNADVIVELGPGTGAITKYILDNLSPKAILICFEINDNFYQQLHKLEHPQLIILKASAEKIVDELKKLQIHQVNYIISSLPLTIIPDEISSEILERSFEVLEENGNFIQYQYSLSYFRKLKNVYKESISLEFEPLNIPPAFIYRCKKVV from the coding sequence TTGTCTAGCAGAATAAAATTTTTAAAAGAAGCAGTAAAAAATATTAAAACATTGGGTACTGTTACGCCAAGTTCAAGATTTTTATCTAAAAGAATGTTACGAGAAATAAACTTCTCAAATGCAGATGTTATTGTGGAATTAGGTCCTGGTACTGGAGCAATAACAAAATATATTTTAGATAATTTATCGCCAAAGGCAATCTTAATTTGTTTTGAAATTAACGATAATTTTTATCAGCAATTACATAAATTAGAACATCCGCAATTAATTATTTTAAAAGCATCCGCAGAAAAAATTGTCGATGAATTAAAAAAACTTCAAATTCATCAAGTAAATTATATCATTTCTAGTTTGCCGCTTACAATTATTCCTGATGAAATTTCTAGTGAAATATTAGAAAGATCTTTCGAAGTTTTAGAAGAAAATGGCAATTTTATACAGTATCAATACAGTTTAAGCTATTTTAGAAAATTAAAAAATGTATATAAAGAGTCTATTTCATTAGAGTTTGAGCCTTTAAATATTCCTCCGGCATTTATTTATCGCTGTAAAAAAGTCGTTTAA
- a CDS encoding glycine--tRNA ligase, which yields MAKQEDQFKKVLSHAKEYGYVFQSSEIYDGLSAVYDYAQNGVELKKNIRDYWWKAMVQMHENIVGIDAAILMHPTTWKASGHVDAFNDPLIDNKDSKKRYRADVLIEDYCAKIEGKINKEVIKAAKRFGDAFNKEEFLATNARVVGYQEQINTILARMGKSLSNEDLADVKLLIEELGIADPLTGSRNWTEVKQFNLMFGTQIGASAESSTQVYLRPETAQGIFVNFLNVQKTGRMKIPFGIAQTGKAFRNEIVARQFIFRMREFEQMEMQFFVKPGTQKVWYEQWKETRLKWHLSLGMGTENYRFHDHDKLAHYADAAADIEFNFPFGFKELEGIHSRTDFDLKAHEEYSGKKLQYFDHEENKSYTPYVVETSIGLDRMFLAVFSNSLVEEELENGTTRTVLKLPAVLAPFKAAILPLVKKDGLPEVAREIMEELKWDFNVFYDEKDAVGKRYRRQDANGTPFCITVDHDTLADKTVTIRYRDSMEQKRVAIADLKDIIKAEVDVKTWLQKM from the coding sequence ATGGCAAAACAAGAAGATCAATTTAAAAAAGTTTTATCACACGCAAAAGAATACGGTTATGTATTTCAATCATCAGAAATTTATGATGGTTTAAGCGCGGTTTACGACTATGCTCAAAATGGAGTTGAGCTAAAGAAAAATATTAGAGATTATTGGTGGAAAGCAATGGTGCAAATGCACGAAAACATTGTTGGTATTGATGCAGCAATTTTAATGCATCCTACAACTTGGAAAGCATCTGGTCATGTAGATGCTTTTAACGATCCTTTAATTGATAACAAAGATTCTAAAAAACGTTACAGAGCAGATGTTTTAATTGAAGATTATTGCGCTAAAATCGAAGGCAAAATAAATAAAGAAGTTATTAAAGCAGCAAAACGTTTTGGAGACGCTTTTAATAAAGAAGAATTTTTAGCTACAAATGCAAGAGTTGTTGGTTATCAAGAACAAATAAATACAATTTTAGCAAGAATGGGTAAATCTTTAAGTAATGAAGATTTAGCAGATGTTAAGTTGTTAATTGAAGAATTAGGTATTGCAGATCCTTTAACTGGTTCTAGAAATTGGACAGAAGTTAAGCAATTTAATTTAATGTTTGGTACTCAAATTGGTGCATCTGCAGAAAGTTCTACGCAAGTTTATTTAAGACCAGAAACAGCGCAAGGTATTTTTGTAAACTTTTTAAATGTACAAAAAACTGGTAGAATGAAAATTCCTTTCGGAATTGCACAAACAGGTAAAGCTTTTAGAAATGAGATTGTTGCAAGACAATTTATTTTTAGAATGCGTGAATTTGAACAAATGGAAATGCAATTTTTTGTAAAACCAGGAACTCAAAAAGTTTGGTATGAACAATGGAAAGAAACGCGTTTAAAATGGCATTTATCTTTAGGAATGGGAACAGAGAATTACCGTTTTCATGACCACGATAAATTAGCACATTATGCAGATGCAGCAGCAGATATCGAGTTTAATTTTCCTTTCGGATTTAAAGAATTAGAAGGAATTCATTCTCGTACAGATTTCGATTTAAAAGCACATGAAGAATACTCTGGTAAGAAATTACAGTATTTCGATCATGAAGAGAATAAAAGTTATACGCCTTATGTTGTAGAAACTTCTATTGGTTTAGATAGAATGTTTTTAGCTGTTTTTTCTAATTCTTTAGTAGAAGAAGAATTAGAAAACGGAACAACAAGAACCGTTTTAAAATTACCAGCAGTTTTAGCGCCTTTTAAAGCGGCAATTTTACCTTTGGTTAAAAAAGATGGTTTGCCAGAAGTTGCTCGCGAAATTATGGAAGAATTAAAATGGGATTTTAATGTTTTTTATGATGAAAAAGATGCAGTAGGTAAACGTTATAGAAGACAAGATGCAAACGGAACGCCTTTTTGTATTACAGTAGATCATGATACTTTAGCAGATAAAACTGTTACTATTCGATATAGAGATTCTATGGAACAAAAACGTGTTGCAATAGCAGATTTAAAAGATATTATTAAAGCTGAAGTTGATGTAAAGACTTGGTTACAAAAGATGTAA
- a CDS encoding DUF3575 domain-containing protein, whose product MKKLVLLITLFISSFGFAQQELKLDIANTLIIKNLSFSYEQYLSDESSFGVSASFNLAKQSADFRYNENTMITPYYRHYFTTNEQWNFFGEGFFGINSGKKESVKNSDIYDVKYTDGALGVAVGTKYIASGGLTIDLYGGLGRNLFGSDSPVIVPRLGLNVGWRF is encoded by the coding sequence ATGAAAAAATTAGTTTTACTTATTACTTTATTTATAAGTTCTTTTGGTTTTGCTCAACAAGAATTAAAACTAGATATAGCTAACACATTAATAATTAAAAATTTATCGTTTTCTTACGAACAATATTTATCAGACGAATCTTCTTTTGGAGTTTCTGCTTCATTTAATTTAGCAAAACAAAGTGCCGATTTTAGATACAATGAAAACACAATGATTACTCCTTATTATCGTCATTATTTCACAACAAATGAGCAATGGAACTTTTTTGGTGAAGGTTTTTTTGGAATAAATTCTGGAAAAAAAGAATCCGTTAAAAATTCTGACATTTACGATGTAAAATATACAGATGGCGCTCTTGGTGTTGCAGTAGGTACAAAGTACATAGCAAGCGGTGGTTTAACTATTGATTTATATGGTGGTCTTGGTCGTAATTTATTTGGCTCAGATTCACCTGTAATAGTTCCAAGATTGGGCTTAAATGTAGGTTGGAGATTCTAG
- a CDS encoding DUF3575 domain-containing protein: MKKITLLILLAVTTISFAQEKESIYPQDVNKKYEVKLNAFSLIVFSSLDVSYEYLLNKDSSFGVGVFYNFNDINNDLYFPKKFSITPYYRWYFSESRYARGFFVEGFGMLNTYKDINYYYSYYDNYGNYIENDEVYKETNFALGVSVGGKFIIKSGFTAEIYLGVGRNLFNNSSNDNDYLENDLITRGGISLGYRF; encoded by the coding sequence ATGAAAAAAATTACTTTATTAATTCTTTTAGCAGTAACAACAATCTCTTTTGCTCAAGAAAAGGAATCAATTTACCCACAAGATGTTAACAAAAAATATGAAGTAAAATTAAATGCATTTAGCTTAATTGTTTTTTCTTCTTTGGATGTTTCTTATGAATATTTACTGAACAAAGATTCATCATTTGGAGTTGGAGTTTTCTACAACTTTAATGATATTAATAATGATTTATATTTTCCTAAAAAGTTTTCTATAACACCTTATTATAGATGGTATTTTTCTGAATCTAGATATGCAAGAGGTTTCTTTGTAGAAGGTTTTGGAATGTTAAACACGTATAAAGACATAAATTATTATTACTCCTATTACGATAATTATGGAAATTACATTGAGAATGATGAGGTCTATAAAGAAACAAATTTTGCTCTTGGAGTATCTGTTGGTGGTAAATTTATTATAAAATCTGGTTTTACAGCAGAAATATATTTAGGTGTTGGTAGAAACCTTTTTAATAATAGTAGTAACGACAATGATTATTTAGAAAATGATTTAATTACTAGAGGAGGCATTTCTTTAGGGTACAGATTTTAA
- a CDS encoding efflux RND transporter periplasmic adaptor subunit: MKNIYILLFSITFLACGNKEKPSTTEIETVINKNEISINKAQFKGEKMEFGQLTKQTFNTVVKASGIIDVPPENKASVSTFVGGYVTKIPLLIGDKVTKGQLIASLKNIEFVEMQQEYLEIAEQLAYLKNEYSRQKTLFDEQISSEKNYLKAESTYKSNLATYNGLRQKLQILNINPDTVEKGQITSTINIYSPINGFVTKVNVSNGTFVSSESELLEIVNTNHIHLELSVFEKDILKIKKEQKILFKVPEASDTIYEAEVHLVGTTINNDRTIKVHGHIHEEEKTNFITGMFVEADIICDSKKEISLPKRAIIQNNDSYYALVLKGTKEDIYQFEKVELNVGLQDENYIQIKNYEVFNNKKILTKGIFMLLNSFSEE; the protein is encoded by the coding sequence ATGAAAAACATATATATTTTACTATTTTCCATCACCTTTTTAGCTTGTGGAAATAAAGAAAAACCTTCAACTACAGAAATAGAAACTGTTATTAATAAAAACGAAATCAGTATTAATAAGGCTCAATTTAAGGGTGAAAAAATGGAATTTGGTCAACTTACTAAACAAACTTTTAACACAGTTGTAAAAGCAAGCGGAATAATTGATGTTCCGCCAGAAAATAAAGCAAGCGTGAGTACTTTTGTTGGTGGTTATGTAACTAAAATTCCGCTTTTAATTGGCGACAAAGTAACAAAAGGTCAATTAATTGCTAGTTTAAAAAACATTGAATTTGTAGAAATGCAACAAGAATATTTAGAAATCGCAGAACAACTTGCTTATTTAAAAAATGAATATTCTAGACAAAAAACTTTGTTTGATGAACAAATTTCATCAGAAAAAAATTACTTAAAAGCAGAAAGTACTTACAAGAGTAATTTAGCTACTTATAATGGTTTGCGTCAAAAATTACAAATACTAAATATCAATCCAGATACTGTTGAAAAAGGACAAATTACATCAACAATAAATATTTATTCACCTATAAATGGTTTTGTAACCAAAGTAAATGTTAGCAATGGAACTTTTGTATCTTCTGAAAGTGAGTTATTAGAAATTGTGAATACCAATCATATTCATTTAGAATTATCCGTTTTCGAAAAAGATATTTTAAAAATTAAAAAAGAGCAAAAAATACTTTTTAAAGTTCCTGAAGCATCCGATACAATCTATGAGGCAGAAGTGCATTTGGTTGGTACAACTATAAATAACGACAGAACTATTAAAGTTCATGGTCATATACATGAAGAAGAGAAAACGAATTTTATTACAGGAATGTTTGTAGAAGCTGATATTATTTGTGATTCAAAAAAAGAAATTTCACTTCCAAAAAGAGCAATCATACAAAATAATGACAGCTATTATGCTCTCGTTTTAAAAGGCACAAAAGAGGATATATATCAATTTGAAAAGGTGGAATTAAATGTTGGTTTACAAGATGAAAATTATATACAAATAAAAAATTATGAAGTATTTAATAACAAAAAAATACTTACAAAAGGAATTTTTATGTTGCTAAATAGTTTTTCTGAAGAATAA
- a CDS encoding CusA/CzcA family heavy metal efflux RND transporter, which produces MLESIIKISLKNKLIIFIFTAFIIGFGIFSLTQIPIGAVPDITNNQVQVITTSRNLSTQDIEQFVTYPVELEMANLPGVEEIRSVSKFGLSVVTIVFNDEMGTYLPRQLIAEKIKSASEKIPEGFGTPEMGPITTGLGEIYQYILDVKPGFEDHYSITELRTIQDWIVKRQLSGIPGVVEVNTWGGLLKQYEVAINPNKLNAMQISVVEIFDALEKNNSIAGGGYIEKTNETFFIRGEGLIKNLEDISNIVVKNEGTPIYVKDVAKIGFGSATRFGAITGNGEGEKVLGQIMMLKDGNSKAIIDAVKERVSEIESTLPEGVYINAFLERSELINKTTFTVSENLILGSLIVIFVVVLLLGDLRSGIVVASVIPLSLLFAISLMYIFGVDANLMSLGAIDFGIIIDGAVIIVEFIAFRIITESDKLKSLSSEGKQEEIDKITLKSASKMMNSAIFGQLIILIVFIPILSLSGVEGKMFRPMALTFSFALIGAMLLCLTYVPVASSLFLKSQKQNKNNISIKLMKVLNFWYKPSIGWALAHKKIVIGLAGLLLTTSVFLFSTMGGEFVPTLDEGDFVIQPVLKTGTSLGKTIEITTKIEQILLDNFPEVDQVVSRIGAAEVPTDPMSMEESDVIIKLKPKSEWISTKSKDELADKFKEALAIIPGMEVEFTQPIEMRFNELITGVRADVAIKIFGDDLSVLANKANEVKELIKNVEGASDIIIEKVEGLPQMSVNFNRSKIARYGLNIADVNKMITMGFAGGTVGNIFEGEKRFDLVIRLDEKNRKNLESLQHLYIDTPNGNKIPLSELATIKYTTGPAKISRDDTKRRIVIGINVRNRDLQSVVDDVRAIIDRKFKIPVGYKVTYGGQFENLQSAKARLTVAVPVALALIFLLLYFAFGSVKEALLVYSAIPLSAVGGVLLLWLRDLPFSISAGVGFIALFGIAVLNGIVLIEHFKVLKEEGIEDIEERIKRGTKERLRPVLLTASAAALGFLPMAVSTNAGAEVQRPLATVVVGGLVTATILTLIVLPVLYAWFEEKKSIKMTKNSVLTILGFFFIISSSAQNKLTINETLTLAIKNNKSLKAANLKIAESNALVGNAFNFDKTAFYYSYDENNLAVNNLPLKVFGIAQDFKFPTVYFADKKVQKSKVNIEETNYSLQLMQIKKAVYSNYYQLSYAKNKLKTYRFLDSLYLDFATKAKRKFELGETNYLEMITAKSKQKQLQTSCNQALQEVVFSSEQLKAVVQINSLRILDQPLIKLKIETISIKNNLGLQYFDNAKNYQKALTKKEKQSLLPDISLEYFQGTNSQLNTNINGYQFGLKIPLLFSGISSKIKASKIAQEIVIEQKAAYKIKLEGQYNTLLATLKQYEEAINYYENEGKTLKNEIIKTANLTFKEGEIDFFQYIQSLETAKDIELTYLENLNTYNQTVININYLILNTF; this is translated from the coding sequence ATGTTAGAAAGCATTATAAAAATCAGCTTAAAAAATAAGCTGATTATTTTCATTTTCACAGCATTTATTATTGGTTTCGGTATTTTTTCTTTAACCCAAATACCTATTGGCGCTGTGCCAGATATTACCAATAATCAAGTACAAGTTATTACCACATCGCGCAATTTATCTACACAAGATATTGAACAATTTGTTACCTATCCGGTTGAGCTAGAAATGGCAAATTTACCTGGAGTTGAAGAAATTCGCTCCGTTTCAAAATTTGGATTATCTGTTGTAACCATTGTTTTTAATGATGAAATGGGCACGTATTTGCCTAGACAATTAATTGCCGAAAAAATTAAATCGGCTTCAGAAAAAATTCCAGAAGGTTTTGGAACTCCAGAAATGGGACCAATTACAACTGGTTTAGGCGAAATTTATCAATATATATTAGATGTAAAACCTGGTTTTGAAGATCACTATTCTATAACAGAATTACGAACTATTCAAGATTGGATTGTAAAGAGACAACTTTCTGGAATTCCGGGTGTTGTTGAAGTGAATACTTGGGGCGGACTTTTAAAACAATATGAAGTTGCAATCAATCCGAATAAACTAAATGCAATGCAAATTTCTGTCGTTGAAATTTTTGATGCTTTAGAAAAAAACAACAGTATTGCTGGTGGTGGTTATATAGAAAAAACCAACGAAACTTTTTTTATTAGAGGTGAGGGTTTGATAAAAAACCTAGAAGATATAAGCAATATTGTCGTTAAAAATGAAGGAACACCCATTTACGTTAAAGATGTTGCAAAAATTGGTTTTGGTAGTGCAACTCGTTTTGGCGCAATTACTGGAAACGGAGAAGGAGAAAAAGTGCTTGGGCAAATTATGATGCTAAAAGACGGAAACTCTAAAGCTATTATTGATGCTGTAAAAGAGCGTGTAAGCGAAATTGAAAGCACTTTACCAGAAGGCGTTTATATTAATGCTTTTTTAGAACGTAGCGAACTGATTAACAAAACTACATTTACTGTTTCTGAAAACTTAATTTTAGGTTCACTTATTGTAATATTTGTTGTTGTTTTATTATTAGGAGATTTACGGTCTGGTATAGTCGTTGCTTCAGTTATTCCTTTAAGTTTATTATTTGCAATTTCTTTAATGTATATTTTTGGGGTTGATGCCAATTTAATGAGTTTAGGTGCCATTGATTTTGGTATTATAATAGATGGTGCAGTAATTATTGTTGAATTTATTGCTTTTAGAATTATTACAGAAAGTGATAAGCTAAAATCTCTTTCATCAGAAGGGAAACAAGAAGAAATTGATAAAATTACCCTTAAAAGCGCTTCAAAAATGATGAATTCTGCCATTTTTGGGCAATTAATCATTTTAATAGTTTTTATTCCTATTTTATCTTTAAGCGGTGTAGAAGGTAAAATGTTTAGACCTATGGCACTTACTTTTAGCTTTGCTTTAATTGGCGCTATGTTACTATGTTTAACCTACGTTCCGGTTGCTTCTTCTCTCTTTTTAAAATCTCAAAAACAAAATAAAAATAACATTTCCATTAAATTGATGAAAGTGTTAAATTTTTGGTATAAACCATCGATAGGATGGGCTTTAGCTCATAAAAAAATTGTTATTGGTTTGGCTGGATTATTATTAACAACAAGTGTATTTTTATTCAGCACAATGGGTGGTGAATTTGTACCAACTTTAGATGAAGGCGATTTTGTAATTCAGCCTGTTTTAAAAACAGGAACATCATTAGGCAAAACCATCGAAATTACCACAAAAATAGAGCAAATTCTTTTAGATAATTTTCCAGAAGTCGATCAAGTAGTTAGTAGAATTGGTGCTGCAGAAGTTCCTACAGATCCAATGTCTATGGAAGAAAGCGATGTTATTATCAAATTAAAACCGAAAAGCGAATGGATTTCTACAAAAAGCAAAGATGAGTTAGCCGATAAATTTAAAGAAGCTTTAGCCATAATTCCTGGCATGGAAGTAGAATTTACACAACCTATAGAAATGCGTTTTAATGAGTTAATTACAGGGGTTAGAGCAGATGTTGCAATTAAAATTTTTGGTGACGATTTATCGGTTTTAGCTAATAAAGCAAACGAAGTAAAAGAATTGATAAAAAATGTAGAAGGAGCATCAGACATTATTATAGAAAAAGTAGAAGGTTTACCACAAATGAGTGTAAACTTTAACCGCAGTAAAATTGCACGTTATGGTTTAAATATTGCTGATGTAAATAAAATGATTACCATGGGGTTTGCTGGCGGAACAGTTGGTAATATTTTTGAAGGTGAAAAACGCTTTGATTTAGTGATTCGTTTGGATGAAAAAAATAGAAAGAATCTCGAAAGTTTACAACATTTATATATTGATACTCCAAATGGAAATAAAATTCCGTTGAGTGAATTAGCAACAATTAAATATACAACCGGACCTGCTAAAATTTCTAGAGACGACACAAAACGTAGAATTGTAATTGGCATAAATGTTAGAAATAGAGATCTACAATCTGTTGTAGATGATGTAAGAGCTATTATTGATCGAAAATTTAAAATACCTGTTGGTTACAAGGTTACTTATGGCGGACAATTTGAAAACTTACAAAGCGCTAAAGCACGTTTAACAGTTGCCGTTCCTGTTGCTTTAGCATTAATTTTTCTACTTTTATACTTTGCTTTTGGTTCTGTTAAAGAAGCGCTATTAGTCTATTCTGCCATTCCGCTTTCTGCTGTTGGTGGGGTTTTATTACTTTGGCTTCGAGATCTGCCTTTTAGTATTTCTGCAGGAGTTGGCTTTATTGCACTTTTTGGAATTGCAGTTCTTAACGGAATTGTGTTAATAGAACATTTTAAAGTACTTAAAGAAGAAGGAATTGAAGATATTGAAGAACGCATAAAAAGAGGCACAAAAGAACGTTTAAGACCTGTTTTATTAACTGCTTCAGCTGCTGCTTTAGGTTTTTTACCAATGGCTGTTTCTACGAATGCAGGTGCAGAAGTTCAGCGTCCGTTAGCAACTGTAGTTGTTGGTGGTTTGGTAACTGCAACAATCTTAACATTAATTGTTTTACCAGTTTTATACGCATGGTTTGAAGAAAAAAAATCTATAAAAATGACTAAAAATAGTGTTCTTACTATTCTTGGTTTCTTTTTTATTATCAGTAGTTCTGCACAAAATAAACTAACAATCAATGAAACTTTAACTTTGGCTATAAAAAATAATAAGAGTTTAAAAGCTGCTAATTTAAAAATAGCTGAAAGCAACGCTTTAGTTGGAAATGCATTTAATTTTGATAAAACAGCTTTTTATTATAGTTATGATGAAAATAATTTGGCTGTAAATAACCTGCCTTTAAAAGTATTTGGAATTGCGCAAGATTTTAAATTTCCAACGGTTTATTTTGCTGATAAAAAGGTACAGAAATCAAAAGTAAACATCGAAGAAACGAATTATAGTTTGCAACTTATGCAAATTAAAAAAGCAGTTTACAGCAATTATTATCAGCTTAGTTATGCTAAAAATAAGTTAAAAACCTATCGTTTTTTAGATAGCTTGTATTTAGATTTTGCAACAAAAGCAAAACGAAAATTTGAGTTAGGTGAGACTAATTATTTAGAAATGATTACTGCAAAATCTAAACAAAAACAATTACAAACATCCTGTAATCAAGCTTTGCAGGAGGTAGTCTTTTCATCAGAACAATTAAAAGCTGTTGTGCAAATAAATTCATTACGTATTTTAGATCAACCGCTTATAAAATTAAAGATTGAAACTATTTCTATTAAAAATAATTTAGGGTTACAATATTTTGATAATGCTAAAAACTATCAAAAAGCTTTAACTAAAAAAGAAAAGCAAAGTTTATTACCAGATATTAGTTTAGAATATTTTCAAGGTACAAATAGTCAATTAAACACAAACATAAATGGGTATCAATTTGGATTAAAAATTCCGTTATTATTTTCTGGTATTTCATCAAAAATTAAAGCTTCTAAAATTGCTCAAGAAATTGTTATTGAACAAAAAGCAGCTTATAAAATAAAATTAGAAGGACAATATAATACGCTTTTAGCAACATTAAAACAATATGAAGAAGCTATAAACTATTATGAAAACGAAGGGAAAACTCTTAAAAATGAAATTATCAAAACCGCTAACCTTACATTTAAAGAAGGTGAAATAGATTTTTTTCAATACATACAAAGTTTAGAAACTGCAAAAGACATTGAGTTAACGTATTTAGAAAATTTAAATACCTACAACCAAACTGTTATCAACATTAATTATCTTATTTTAAATACATTTTAA
- a CDS encoding methylated-DNA--[protein]-cysteine S-methyltransferase: protein MQTTYYKTPIGIAEIIGDKSGIQSVAVLDENAISDKLLNLETPECLQECVSQLEEYFTGKRIDFNLKLNPKGTSFQKKVWEELLNIPFNTTRTYLEQSKALGDVKAIRAVASANGKNPIWIIIPCHRVIGSDGSLTGYAGGIWRKKWLLAHENPVKQQALF, encoded by the coding sequence ATACAAACAACATATTACAAAACACCCATAGGAATCGCTGAAATTATTGGTGATAAAAGCGGAATTCAATCTGTTGCTGTTTTAGATGAAAATGCTATTTCTGATAAACTCTTAAATTTAGAAACGCCAGAATGTTTGCAAGAGTGTGTTTCTCAATTAGAAGAATATTTTACAGGAAAAAGAATTGATTTCAACCTAAAACTAAATCCGAAAGGAACTTCATTTCAGAAAAAAGTTTGGGAAGAATTATTGAATATTCCTTTTAATACAACCAGAACTTACTTAGAACAAAGTAAGGCTTTAGGAGATGTAAAAGCGATTAGAGCTGTTGCTTCTGCAAACGGTAAAAATCCTATTTGGATCATCATTCCGTGTCATAGAGTTATTGGTTCTGATGGTTCTTTAACGGGTTACGCTGGCGGAATTTGGCGTAAAAAATGGTTATTAGCGCATGAAAACCCAGTAAAACAACAAGCTCTTTTTTAA
- a CDS encoding TatD family hydrolase — protein sequence MITDTHTHLYSDQFNEDRKDMMQRAKDAGVSRFFIPAIDSTYTESMLSLEQDYPNEVFLMMGLHPTSVKENYLEELAHVKNWIDKRNFYAIGEIGIDLYWDKSFLTQQQEAFRTQIKWAKEKKLPIVIHCRDAFDEIFEVLESEKSDDLRGIFHCFTGTLEQAKQAISYNMKLGIGGVATFKNGKIDKFLNEIDLKHIVLETDSPYLAPTPFRGKRNESAFITNVIDKLVDIYGIDFNKIAEITTQNSKNIFNV from the coding sequence ATGATTACAGATACGCACACCCATTTATATTCAGATCAATTTAACGAAGACAGAAAAGATATGATGCAACGAGCAAAAGACGCCGGTGTTTCTCGTTTTTTTATTCCGGCTATAGATTCTACTTACACAGAAAGCATGCTTTCTTTAGAACAAGATTACCCAAATGAGGTATTTTTAATGATGGGTTTGCATCCAACTTCTGTAAAAGAAAATTATTTAGAAGAACTTGCTCACGTAAAAAACTGGATTGATAAAAGAAATTTTTACGCAATTGGTGAAATTGGTATCGACTTATATTGGGATAAAAGTTTTTTAACCCAACAACAAGAAGCTTTTAGAACTCAAATTAAATGGGCAAAAGAAAAAAAATTGCCAATAGTAATTCATTGCAGAGATGCTTTTGATGAAATTTTTGAGGTTTTAGAATCAGAAAAAAGTGACGATTTAAGAGGGATTTTCCATTGTTTTACAGGTACTTTAGAACAAGCAAAACAAGCCATTTCTTATAATATGAAATTAGGAATTGGTGGAGTTGCTACTTTTAAAAATGGTAAAATTGATAAATTTCTAAACGAAATAGATTTAAAACACATTGTTTTAGAAACCGATTCTCCTTATTTAGCGCCAACTCCTTTTAGGGGAAAAAGAAACGAAAGCGCTTTTATTACCAATGTTATCGACAAATTAGTTGATATTTATGGAATCGATTTTAATAAAATTGCAGAAATTACTACACAAAACTCAAAAAATATTTTTAATGTTTAA